GGAACCGGAAAAAGTTCGCTGGTCAATGCTCTGGTCGGGCAGGAAGTGACGACTTCCGGACGGCAACGCCCCACCACGAAAACGCCCGTGCTGCTGGTGCATCCGGAAATTGAAATCGATGCGCTGGGACTGGATTTAAGCGAGTTTCACGTCAAGCGGGTCGACACACCCGTGCTGCGTGACATCGTACTGATTGACTGCCCCGACCCGGATACCAGCGAGGCCGCCAGTTCCGGAAGCAATCTTGCACTGCTACGTTCGATCGTGCCGCATTGCGACGTGCTGATATACACGTCGACCCAGCAGAAGTATAAAAGCGCGCGCATCATAGACGAATTGAAAGATGTTGCCAGCGGCTGCCGACTTGTGTTCGTGCAGACTCATGCGGACATGGACTCGGACATTCGTGACGACTGGAAAAAGTTTCTGGCCGGCGGCTACGAAGTGCCGGAAATGTTCTTCGTCGATTCTGTGAATGCGTTCACAGAGCAAAAAGAAGGTCGCCCCGTGTCGGGCGAATTCGGTCGCCTGCTCGAATTACTCAGCAGCGAACTGGACGCGGCCAAACGAGTTGCCATTCGCCGCGCGAACCTGATCGATCTGTTGCAGGAAGCGCTCACGGTCTGCCGCAGCGACTACGATGCGAAGCTTCCGGAAGTGGAGTTGCTGATCGAAACGCTGGACAGTCAGCGAGCCCAATTGCGTGACACCTTGACGAAACAATTGTGCGACGAACTACTGGTCAATCGCAACCTGTGGGAAACGCGATTGCTAAGTTCCATCACAGACAAATGGGGCTTCAGTCCATTTTCCGCCGTACTGCGATTCTATAACGGAATCGGTGCCTTCATTGCGTCGTTTACATTCTTGCGAGCTCGCACGTCGGCGCAAATGGCACTGATCGGTGCGGTTCAGGGAGCTCGTTGGGTCAAGTCACGGGCGAAGGAACAGGAAGCGGAATCGACGCTGGACCGATTGGCCAGCTTTGGGATCAGCGACCAGCAATTGCAGGAAAGCCGGATGGTCATTTCCGGCCATATTCATTCGGCAGGCATCGCATACGCTACGGCAGAAGACCGGCGCGATCTGACGGATTTGCGTAAACGAGCGGCTTCGCTGGAAGATGAATTTCTGGGCGACGCCAGTCGTGTGATCGACGATGTGATCGAAGAACTGGCCACCGCGAACAGCGGGTGGTTTATTCGAGTGCGTTACGAATTGCTGTTTCTGGCGTACCTAATCTTCTTGATCGGGCGCATCGGCTATAACTTTTTCTGGAGTTCATTTCTTGGCCCCGTCCTTCAACGGTCGGCTCAGGAAGAACTATTGGCGGTTGACTTTTACATTCCGGCGTTGATCTTTCTGGTGATCTGGTCCGGGATTTTGGTGGCGATGTTCACGTGGCGATTGCGACGCGGGTTGACTCGCCGAGTCGAACGGTTCGCTCAGTCGATGGCAGAATCTCGCTTGGTCCACGGGCTGTTTCCAAACCTGGAAGAAACGTGTCGACACATCACTACCGACAGCCACACGCTCACGTCACTGCTCGAACAAACAACTTCGTTCCGTCACGACCTCGCCGACCCAACCAGCGGATTTCTCGGCCGCCAACGCAGTGAAAAACGTGCCGCTGCCGATAAGAAGGCTGGGAGCTGACAATCGTTGGAAGAGATTGGGCTACAGTGTACCGGTTTCAACAGAAGACGTGACAGTCTTCACGCGTGGCGGCGGACTGAATCGGAAGTACGCTGCACACGCGCCTTCTGAAGACACCATGGGCGCACCCAGCGGTGAATCGGGACGGCATCGTGTTCCGAACTCCGAGCATTCATGAGGTCGCAAACGCCCGGACAAGACATCGGCAGCGCGGCAGTCGCCACCGTCCTGCAAGATCGGTAGAGGCGTCGACACGATGGCCGCGTCGGCGAACTTTTCCTCGGCGTCAACATGGCACCATTCGTTGCGCAGGACGTAGCCGCCGTCGTTTATCGTGCCCAGACCACGCCACGGGCGGTCCGTAACTTCGTAAACGCGATCCATGATTTCCAGCGCCTGCAGGTTACCCTGCTGAGCTGCGGTACGGGCGTACGCGTTGTGGACATCAAAGGTTCCGGCTTCCAATTGCACAACGCAATTAAGAATGCCTTCCAGCAGATCGGTCGGTTCAAAACCAGTGATGGCAATCGGGATTTGAAATTCACTGGTCAGGTCGCTGTACGAATCGAATCCCGCGACCGTACAGACGTGGCCGGCCCCAAGAAACGCTTCAACCCGGTTATCGGGCGACCGCAAAATGGCCTCCATCGCAGGCTGGACTCGCACATGACTCACCAACAAACTGAAGTTCGCTAGATTCAGTTCCGCTGCCTGTAAAACTGCAAGAGCCGTTGCGGGCACGGTCGTTTCAAAGCCCACAGCAAAAAACACGATCTGTTGATTTGGTTGCTGTTTTGCGAGCTGCACGGCATCGATCGGCGAATAAACCGTCTTGACGCTTCCGCCCTGAGTTCTGGCATTCAGCAGTGAGTCGCTGGTTCCGGGAACGCGCAGCATATCTCCGAAACTTGTGAGGATGGTGTCAGGGCGATGAGACAATCGAATGGCGAAGTCGATGGCTTCAGCCGGCGTAACGCACACTGGGCATCCGGGACCGTGAATCAGTTCAATGTGTTCGCTGAGTTCCTGTTCGATGCCGTGGCGCAACAGAGAATGCGTTTGCCCACCACAAACGTCCATCAACACCCATTTTTTCGTTGCCGTGGCGCGGATTTCTGCAATGAGAGACTTCGCACGCTGCGGGTCGCGAAATTCGTCGACGTACTTCATTATGGTGTGTCTTCTGTTTGTTCTGCTACGCCGAGATTCTTGAGGTCTTCAATTGTTTGACGAGCGGCCGTTTCATCGATGCGGCTGATCGCGATTCCAGCGTGAACGACGACATAGTCGCCAACTTTCGCGTCGGGTACGCACGCCATGCTGCATTCGCGTGCCACACCCGAGAATTCGATCTGAGCGCTCGCGAACGTGGGGTCGGTGTTCGTCCATTTGATGATCCGACCGGGAACTCCAAGGCACATTAGGGGTTTCCTTCCGAAGTTATTGCCGTTTGGATTGTTGACTGCTGAACTCTGGCGGCCGCCACGGCAAGCTGTC
This DNA window, taken from Fuerstiella marisgermanici, encodes the following:
- a CDS encoding GTPase, which codes for MTANDELEHIALLAEVDDLTNRLQRWIDDGPDWETAHRCRALVRRLLGRVETLRFRLETPLVVATFGGTGTGKSSLVNALVGQEVTTSGRQRPTTKTPVLLVHPEIEIDALGLDLSEFHVKRVDTPVLRDIVLIDCPDPDTSEAASSGSNLALLRSIVPHCDVLIYTSTQQKYKSARIIDELKDVASGCRLVFVQTHADMDSDIRDDWKKFLAGGYEVPEMFFVDSVNAFTEQKEGRPVSGEFGRLLELLSSELDAAKRVAIRRANLIDLLQEALTVCRSDYDAKLPEVELLIETLDSQRAQLRDTLTKQLCDELLVNRNLWETRLLSSITDKWGFSPFSAVLRFYNGIGAFIASFTFLRARTSAQMALIGAVQGARWVKSRAKEQEAESTLDRLASFGISDQQLQESRMVISGHIHSAGIAYATAEDRRDLTDLRKRAASLEDEFLGDASRVIDDVIEELATANSGWFIRVRYELLFLAYLIFLIGRIGYNFFWSSFLGPVLQRSAQEELLAVDFYIPALIFLVIWSGILVAMFTWRLRRGLTRRVERFAQSMAESRLVHGLFPNLEETCRHITTDSHTLTSLLEQTTSFRHDLADPTSGFLGRQRSEKRAAADKKAGS
- the hypD gene encoding hydrogenase formation protein HypD, producing MKYVDEFRDPQRAKSLIAEIRATATKKWVLMDVCGGQTHSLLRHGIEQELSEHIELIHGPGCPVCVTPAEAIDFAIRLSHRPDTILTSFGDMLRVPGTSDSLLNARTQGGSVKTVYSPIDAVQLAKQQPNQQIVFFAVGFETTVPATALAVLQAAELNLANFSLLVSHVRVQPAMEAILRSPDNRVEAFLGAGHVCTVAGFDSYSDLTSEFQIPIAITGFEPTDLLEGILNCVVQLEAGTFDVHNAYARTAAQQGNLQALEIMDRVYEVTDRPWRGLGTINDGGYVLRNEWCHVDAEEKFADAAIVSTPLPILQDGGDCRAADVLSGRLRPHECSEFGTRCRPDSPLGAPMVSSEGACAAYFRFSPPPRVKTVTSSVETGTL
- a CDS encoding HypC/HybG/HupF family hydrogenase formation chaperone, producing MCLGVPGRIIKWTNTDPTFASAQIEFSGVARECSMACVPDAKVGDYVVVHAGIAISRIDETAARQTIEDLKNLGVAEQTEDTP